The following is a genomic window from Nicotiana tabacum cultivar K326 chromosome 3, ASM71507v2, whole genome shotgun sequence.
gcgagaagggattgcagattcttgccaagaaatcactcatttcttatgccaaaggtacaatggtaaaaccttgtgactactgtttatttggtaagcaacatAGAGTTTCATTTCACATgatgtctgaaagaaaattgaatatacttgatttagtatattctgatgtttgtggtccaatggaaattgaatcaatgggcggtaacaaatattttgttacatttattgatgatgcttcacgaaaattatgggtttatattttgaaaaccaaagatcaggtgtttcaagttttctagaagtttcatgctctagtagaaatggagacgggtcgaaagcgaaagcgtctccgaagtgacaatagaggtgagtacacttcaagggaatttgaatagtattgttcaagtcatgggatcatACATGAAacgacagttcctggaaccccacagcacaatggcatagccgagaggatgaaccgcaccattgtggagaaggtgagaagcatgctcaaaTGGCTAaattgcctaagtcattctggggtgaagcagttcagacagcctgttacctgatcaataggagtccatcagttccattGGCGTTTGACATCCCAAAGAGAGTTTGGActaacaaggaggtgtcctactcgcatctgaaggtattcggttgcagagcttttgcacatgtaccaaaagagcagagaacaaagctggatgataaatttgTTCCCTACATATTTAttggatatggagatgaagagttcaggtacagattgtgggatcctgtaaagaagaaggtcatcagaagcagagatgtagtcttcggAGAAAGTGAAGCTGGAACTGCTGCTGATATGTCAGAAAAagcgaagaatggtataattcctaaccttgttactattccttctacttctaacaatcccacaagtctagaaagtacgaccgacgaggttgccgagtagggggagcaacctggtgaggttattgagcaggggaagcaacttgatgaaggtatcgaggaagtggagcacctactcaggaagaagaacaaccttaacctctgaggagatcagagaggccaagggtagagtcatgcaggtacccttccatagagtatgtcctcatcagtgatgagagGGAGCCaaaaagtcttaaggaggtgctgTCCCATCCaaaaaagaaccagtggatgaaagccatgcaagaagagatggaatatccacagaaaaatggcacgtacaagctggttgaacttccaaagggtaaaagaccactcaaatgcaaatgggcctttaaactcaagaaagatggaaatggcaagctggtctgatacaaagctcgattggtggttaaaggcttcgaacaaaagaaaggtattgattttgatgaaattttctcacctgttgtcaaaatgacttctattcgaacaattttgagcttaacagctagcctagatcttgaagtggagcagttggatgtgaaaactgcatttcttcatggagatttggaagaggagatttatatggagcagccagaaggatttgaagtagctggaaagaaacacatggtgtgcaaattgaataagagtctttatggattgaagcaggcaccaaggcagtggtacatgaagtttgactcattcatgaaaagtcaaacatacctgaagacctattctgatccatgtgtatacttcaaaagattttctgagaataactttattatattgttgttgtatgtggatgacatgttaattgtaggaaaagacaaggggctgATTGCAAAGTTGAAgagagatttgtccaagtcatttgatatgaaggacttgggcccagcacaacaaattctagggatgaagatagttcgagagagaacaagtagaacgttgtggctatctcaggagaagtacattgaacgtgtactagaatgcttcaacatgaagaatactaagtcagtcagcacacctcttgctagtcatctaaagttgagcaaaaagatgtgtcctacaacagaggaggagaaagggaacatggctagagttcctaattcttcagcagtcggaagcttgatgtatgcagttggtgttgtcagcaggtttcttgaaaatcctggaaaggaacattgggaagcagtcaagtggatactcaggtagctgagaggtaccacgggagattgtttgtgctttggaggatctgatccaatcttgaagggctatacagatgctgatatggcaggtgacattgataacagaaaatctactactggatatttgtttacattttcagggggagctatatcatgacAGTCGAGATTGCAGAAGTGTGTCAcactctctacaactgaagcagagtatattGCCACTACTGAAGCTGGCAAAGAGATGGTACGACTCAAACGGTTCCTTAAAGAGattggattgcatcagaaggagagtcaaagtgcaatagacctgaaCAAAAACACcatgtatcatgcaaggacgaagcatatcgacgtgagatatcattggattcgagaaagGATAGAGGATGGGTCTATGAAGGTAAAGAAGATCCATACAAATGAGAATCCTTCGGATATACTAACTAAAGTGGTACCAAGAGATAAGtttgagctatgcaaagaacttgtcggcatacACTCAAACTAGAACCTCCGATGTTACCTCCTTTAGGTGAATGGGACTAGAGTGGGAGATTTGTGGGGTCCATCCCATGATTTAAGGCATTAATAAAGACTTCTAAGTCTTTTTCTTTGAAATTGGCTGCCACCGCAATTCTTGAATTGTCAAGGGAAAAAATGTCAAGATTGGTAGGCATAGCAGATCTGCAGGAGAGAAAATGTCAAATGTAGTAGGCGTAAGAGATTGAGGCTCtgcctataaaaggagagcttcagcTCTCATCTCGACACACCAATCTCAGAGAAAAAATATATCTGAGAGTTATAAAGAAAGATTGAGGTTTCACaaacagggtataagaaaatagtctgtgagaaaaatagagagtgagtgatattgtagtaaaatgggaatatcaaaagaggattatttcttttgagtgttgtagtgaccatttgagtattttacttggacctacaaagtgtaaaattccttgctatagtgatatcagttgctcttctcAGGACCGTGGttttttccttattcaaaagggtttttcacgtaaaaatcttggtgtcgttgttactcttttattcttgttaattactgtATCTCGGTCATACATtcttattccgcttttattatccgtgattattatttttgtaggaggtttattcccaacaactagTGAGTTTGGCTATTAGCCTATTACACCATGTTCATAAACAAAAGGATATTTGAGTAATAGTTTaatagtttaatgtttgttatatatatatatatatatatatatatatatatatatatatatatatatataatattatttttattttgtagtaATATATTTGGGAAAATAAAGTTGCGAGTCCTTGGATCATTAATTGACAAAACATGCGATGTCTGACGTAAAAAATGAAACACAATCACAGCCATGACATTCGTTAAATGTGGCACGCATGGCCCCTAATTTTATGAAGTATGTATTCTTTTTCGATTCTCTCCCCTTATTCTTGGAGGGGCAAAATGTAAAACTTGGCTTGCTTTGACTGTAATTAGCCCCAAATATGGATCACTGCATCAATGCCACGACTTTATTTCCTTAGTACAAATGCTCGCCCAATTACTGCCATGACATCCGTGAATCAAAGTCCATTCACTTTTTGTACCATAGGACATGGGGTAAAACTAAAGTAGGGATTTATCTTTCTTGGTGGTTAGATCTGTCTTGACTATTGACCAGGTTAATTGCAATAGGAGATCAATGTTTTATTCTAAAATTTAACTGTTGATGCAGTTTTTGGTTTATAGCGCAATGCGGGGAACAAAATCGCGAGGCTCCAAATGTTGAGTAGAATAAACAATATCGTGATAGTTGAGCTTGGATTATTACGGTTAAGTGACTTTTGAAACAactaatctatactatattaaaagtatgaagacccttaacgaaatgtcgttcgcattttttacccttaaaaaataaatttcatattagacaaaatagtaatttaattatttttctaatatattTAGGAGTTCTAAATCAACTAGATTCTgtgattattttcctaatatttagtagTTCTAaattacctaaaattttgcatactAAAAATTCCTTGTCTGAACTTCTACTATATAATTTGGTCTAACGTACGCTATAGCCTATAAGcatgaaaaaaattaaacaaaaattttcctgttttgagaaaaagaaaacttaagaCTTAAAAATATGTAGTAAATTGCTTTGTTGGCCAATGAAACATATCATTTTTATGTTATAATTTTAGTGTAATAATATTGAACTTTCAAAATCTTTTGTTAAGtaaaattgtaattataaaaaatatattttagaaCATTATTTTATAGGATGCTAAGCATGAAAACCTAATCAAAACAAACTAGGGAAGTAAATGAATTTAAGTGGACTACGTCATACGTGCTTATGAAATTTTAATTACAGTTAAGTTCTAGCTTTCTAGATATCGTTTTTATATTATCTTTGAAAAGTACATTAACAATAATAAGACAATATCTAACaagatatttaaaaatataaaagataaagAGAATGAGCTATTAGAAAAATAGTTGACAGTTCTATAAACACAAAAATTCAATAGTGAaatattagattaatttcttACTCTTCAACAATGCGaaatttttattagaaaaaattataattatagttaaatatttaaaactatGAATGAGCTAATATATGAATAACTTGAGTGAACAAAACACACACTATTTCCTTTAATgctaagaaaaaataattaagtcTTTGAATTACTAATTAGCTAAAGTATCCAAATTCATCATCTAAGTAAATTTAATTTTCAGGTTAACAAAAATCTTAGGATAGATAAATTTAGCTCCATAAAAAGAGCAATAATGgtgaaaaaataaacaaaattagtTAAAATTTTTGTATTAAGAGTTTAATTAGTAAAAATGTAgactaaaaataataagaatgaaATAATGAAAGACAAAATATATTATGAATAAGGTGTCAtgaattattaatattattatttgcaTTTATTACAAAAAAATGGCAACTTCTACATCTTTTATATATTAAGTTAATAGCTGTAAAATAGTAACTAAACATCAGTTATTTTTAGACTTTACATTATCACTTATTAGTTTTTTTCTATGAGCTATAAAGGCAACCTCATCATTTCTCAAGACCAAAAGattcaatttttcaattttttttttttttttgaaacagcctctctacccttcggggtaggggtaacgtctgcgtacatattaccctccccagaccccacttgtgggattatactgggtcgttgttgttgttgttgttgtaataaaaGTATTTTTATGTTATTGTTTGTTTTCAATATTAGGCtatagaaataacaataatttttataaGATATTCCAATAGAAATCCTCAAATATCACAATAAGGTATATATGCAGACTTCTATGGACAAGATTTCTTCCTTTATTGAGCTAAATCGATAGTAATTATTTTCAATAACTagcatttttctttaattttaattttattagtCAAATATACTACATttgataatatttattttttgaaattatgTATTCAATAGTATGGGtgcacgcgcaaagcgcgtaccctaaaaCTAGTTATACTAAAAGTAGGAAGCTCCTACCTTCAAAAGTTAATTTACCATTTTGTCCCTGATGCAAATAATAAACATTCAAttaaataattcatattttgtttaattaattggAAGTGTGAATTAATTAAGTGTGTGGAAATGATCACATGATCTTGTATTTGGAGACATCTACATTGAAGGCCCACCGTGTTAGTACAATAATAAACACATTTCTTTAAGCCCACTTGATCAAAACCCCAGCTTGCATACAAACAAACACAAATTTTTAAACTTAGTTATGGCCTCGACCGGCCcctccccccccaaaaaaaaaaaaaaaaacctcctCCCACAGAAGCAAAGTTAGcatttgaattttataattttaaattctAAAATAGCTACATTAAGTATTAGTAAGGAGTTTTGAATTTAATTTTCTATATAAGTAGGATTTAGTATATGTCTtactataaatatatattttatactaaAGCTACTAGTTCGGTGATCTTCTAGCTCTTCCCCGATTCTCACaggcagaggcggatccagaatttaaattttaAGGGTTCAACCTTTAAGATTCTTATTATTGAACTTATTATATTCTTAAAGTTACGGGTTCATATATAACTACATTTATTgcgattttagtaaatttttgcACATAAATACCCGGTTTACAACCCCCTCCCCAACACTCTGTAcatcttttaagtttaaaaaaacaCAAAGTATAGAACTTGGAGTTGCAGCAGGAGTAGTAATTAGTAAACTAGTAGTAGTACGTAGTAGAAGGAAGTGAGAGTTACTACTTAAGAAAAGTTTTACTGACAAGAAGGTTTCTTTGGGCTACTTCTTCAATGCAATTGTCTTCTTCACATCCAACATCGCTGTCTATGTTTtcgtactctctctctctctcgttgTGGTCCTTCCCCTCCTTTAAAGCTCGTTTGTTATCTCTTCTCTTCATATTCTATTTCTAACTACCTaaacttcttctcttcttcttctgcttctgcttctgcttcttcttcttccactaTCAGCTAGTACTTAATTTGCTCTTCCTTTACGAAACTCTTACCTTTTTCCTTGACCAGCTATAAGCTTTCCACTTGTTCTAAGCAAATATATAAAAGGAGACAAAGACTAGCcgtagaaaagaacaaaaaagacatttaagtttaatttaaggatGTCAAGCAGAAGGTCAAGACAGTCATCAGCAGGTTCCTCAAGAATTTCAGATGATCAGATAATTGACCTCGTATCCAAGTTGCAACAACTTCTTCCTGAGATTCGAACCCGTCGCTCCAACAAGGTTTCTCTTATATTCTGTTTTCAGCTCTATGAATTTCACTGCTTACTATTCGTATCGCTCCATTTAAGCTCATTTTAATCGATTTATTCTACCAAAACTTATCTACTAGTAGTATATTTTTTTGCGCATGTTCCTATATAAACATGCAGCTGCATTTAAATATTTTGTGGTTCAACTATGTTTATGGTTTTTAGATACATAGTGTACAgagaagtttgaaattctttagaaggaaaagagaggaaaatttCTTCCACAGTATATTAGCCAAAGTGATCATATCATATGGAGCTAAGCACTTCTTGTCTGTGTTAGTCCCATGAATTATTCATGAAGGAACATATTTCGCTTGTTATATTCAAGCATTTATTGTATATGTCTCCTTTTAGACTCTCAAGGTCCATTTCACATATCCTAATTTGTCTTACCACAAAGTAAATAATAGAAaagagtttaagttttatataAGGTTTTTACACCATCATATTAAATGATAATCAATAATACTCCATTATTTATAGCGATTCAGATAGAGTAACCTGATAAATAAGGTAATGACGTGCTAAAACGTATAGTTAAATTGTACTAATACTTGGTATATTTTAGCGTATATAACGTAACCTAAATTTTAATGGAGAATCAACCATGTACCATTAGCATAAGGGATAGGAAATAGAAATGCCTCTCTCTCTCGCATACACACTTACACTCACACACATACTCATATCTTTTTCTTGGAAGAGGTACAAGTTTGCCGTTCAAAAGGAGAAGATTatgatttgaataatttttttcgACCATGCCTAGGACCATGCTTTGGGTCCCAACTTCCAAAAATACACATCATCAATTGTAATTTTTAGGTCAATGACTTGAACTTTGTCAAAGATTTGCAATGCATCATTGCACAAATTAAGGCATGTGTAGTCTAAATAAATTATTACGTAACACTATATGTTGACTAGAGAGTTTAGTAGTACTAAAAGTGATCATGCTTTAGCAGTTAATTTAATTTGTTCAACTCCTTTATCTATCTTGTCTTCTCATATACGTTGATTTTCACACTGCAGGCATCGGCATCAAAGGTGCTACAAGAAACTTGCAACTATATAAGAAATTTGAATAGAGAAGTGGATGATCTTAGTGATCGTCTTTCTCAATTACTCTCCACTATTGATGCTGACAGTCCAGAAGCTGCAGTTATCCGAAGTTTACTAATGTAACTACTCTATTTTAATTTCCAAATATTGGAATTATATATTCTACTGCATGCGAagttcttgtttttcttcttaatTGCTCTAGACTCAGCTGGTCACTAGCTAGGCCAATCATGAGTTATAATTTAGAACTCAACTATTAGTACCGAACCAATTTGATCCCCCCCTCAGCCATGGGCACACGCTTGTAATTATATTTCACTTagtataattaataaaaaaagagTACTTGTGTTTTAAAATCCCTTTTTTTAGTTATTTAATTTGTTGTAATAATCCACGTGGAAGTAAGAACATAACATGAGAACTCCAGAGTGAAAAATGGAaaacagaagaagaaaaaggtGCTTAAGGATCAGATATTATGGTGATTAATAAAGTCATATTTGAGAAAGcgaactaaacaaaaaaaaaaattaaataagaaaaagacGAAAAAGATTTAGTCCATGCTCAGTTTTAAATCGAGCAAGTTCAGGGTCAATGTTTGTCTGAAAGCTATCAATCACCTGAAGCACCGCTCACCAAACGCCCaaaaatacaaaaggaaaaaaagaagaagaaaaaaaccatGTTATAAAATAAACGAATACATGAATATATAGTAGTCTATCAGGTGCCATATATGgtggagaaattcaaaaatagcaagatttacaagtgatcattcaaaaatagctacagtttcaaaagtaatcgaaatttagtcacttttcatgtaaagataaatctgaacgaaaatactgtttaaaatccggaaaaatactccagcataatatactggggagttccagtataatataccggtccagcataatatactggagtttagagcaccggtgctccagtctccagtatattatactggagccagcaaagtataccggtccagcataatatgcttaaaattcatacacaggtgcaccgaactccagtatattatgggTCGAtttctgttgcagcaaaataatggctatttttcaatgacttggcaaacactggctatttttgaatgaccggtccgaaaactggctagaccgtgctattttaatTTAACCATATATTGCCTAGTTTTACAATATAAATTTATCTAATTTGACGAAGACGTTAGTAAATAGACGCGTAGTTTATTATGGCTCCAGGTGAATATAATATATgattaaagtaaataaaaaatttCATCTCTAACAACTAAGTTTTAATTATGCAATTAGTCAATAGGATATTAATATAGTCAGATATCTTGGGTTCAAGTCTTATAGTCAtctattatttaaaaataatgaagATATAACGAAATAAATAAATGTATCTCACTTCTAACAATTTAGACTTAAGATTTTAAATGAGATGATCATATCATTCAACAACTTATTTGACTGTAACTAGTGTGGGAAGAGAtcattgtttgaccaaaaaatatagatTTTAGTTTAACTAATTATATTTGTATAAATCAGGGTTAATCTTAGCTAACAATAATATCCCAAAAATGGAGTTCCCAAAAGTGCAATAAATACTACGTCATTATATTTTGGCGGTAATGACAGCATAATACTCAAGAAATCAAAGGCAATAATGTAGCATTAAATATTGGTGAATAACAATAACtgatatttaagtaaatagaatgaGTGAGTCACCAAGAGAGAGTGGAATCGGTAGATGTTCTTCTGACAATAATGAGTGATGGACAATCCTttgaatatctgagttatttTTTCTAGCGGAAAAGTGGTgacaagaatcttagtgaaaatttgatgttttgtgCTTGCAATGAAATCTGATTCTCTCTCTAAAGTCAAAGTGTATTTTTACGAATGAATATCACATGTCCCATATCAttatgtctctttctatttataggaaCCATGTTCCTAAAAACTCTAACAAATACAAGTATAGAGAATATTCAttagaatattttcttttgtgTCATATCTTGAAATTAGCCGTTATAGCTATGCCAAGGGTGATCGACCTCGACCTCGATGACAACTCCTCGAATTTAGTCTTGCTGACTCATCGACTACGGCCTTTGCTGTTTCGGCTAAAGATGGATTTCTACCCATACAATCATATCAGCATAATAAATGGTTAAGTTTCACAAAAAGTGTGCCCCAATATAAAACCGGTAAAAGTCTCATATGATTGAAGTTGAATAAGAATGGCAATAAATAGGGAATGCTGAATAAAGTTATAATAATAACAAGGGCAAAGGCCATCGACAGATTTGCAGTTTTGTGCCCTCAAAGAGAAGAGAAAGGGACATTTGCTCTGTGTTTTAGCAGGGTGTCTCTGTGTGTGTTTTTTGTGTCTTAATCAAATAaaaaacataaatatataatGCATGGATTCTGATAACGATGAGCCACATATCATTGACGACGACTCTGATATTGCTGTTACAATATCTCTATTGGGCTACCTTTATTTGGAGTCGACACCAAATCAAAGAGACCTTTTctgattttaattttcattattgtAAAAGGGGTCCTGCCTCATTCTGGTGCAACATCATAGGTGGTCAATTCCATCACACTATTTTTCCTAGTTTTTCCCTTCTGAATAATTGGATGGGAGTTACTATTTAGGAATGTTATTCTATTGGATCATGCTACTTAAAAAcaaattttctttccttttccggCTCTCTGATGTACAGGGGGTTAGGGATCCTTCAAATTTTGATCCAAAGATTCCAACATTATCATAGGGTGTTTAACTTATAACTTAAAATCAAATTTTGCTTTGTCATATTACTTTTACCCATTGTAGTAGATAATCTGccttattttataaattttacttttttttttggagaGTTACATCATCATAAATGTATATAAATTAAACTCAATCTTACGAAATCTTTGTCAGTGCCTAAAAGGAATGGGCTGAGGTAATATGGAGGATTAGAAGAATTAACATGAATAGTTGTTTCTCCAACCTCT
Proteins encoded in this region:
- the LOC107759220 gene encoding transcription factor PRE1-like; this encodes MSSRRSRQSSAGSSRISDDQIIDLVSKLQQLLPEIRTRRSNKASASKVLQETCNYIRNLNREVDDLSDRLSQLLSTIDADSPEAAVIRSLLM